The following are encoded together in the Anaerostipes caccae L1-92 genome:
- a CDS encoding Ig-like domain-containing protein, with translation MNLTGFRRITACFLAAVMVFSMLFQTVKISAAGSTVKSSGLKTVFLTGSDGYPSGDGSTKEQPLHDINAAFRAAADGGTIVIIDSYVDQKGITTPEEKKLTIRGEHPSVSLTLRYGITLGSDLKFDRIKLETTSVDEEARRFYVNGYSLTLTDTVQCFVNENDNQKAYIYAGSPDTTEVSGRRARIDVGGGNFAGIYGYGKNGAKVLEGTEVTIRDNALTDRLDTASVVNIYTKQNLREAARNIDLLNIAAPLNTYNLFQVKNVTLSSILTMGTNGGTTLEGNLNMKGDANLDISSDLYVKGTVNGSGTITPWFRGQVVSERKDSDGRLSFSNDVNAWEMRTEETSSGKRWFAAPKNKESVYFIDGTSGNDGNTGESADQAFASVQKALEAAKSGKQNISLIISGDTTVDEPLELSLPGHTFSISGIGSAPAKLTVSKPLTIREYTEFSFLTMDFTGRAGQDGIVIDTDMAVFEDNLTMEGTPPDIRYIKSGDAGQQVDIFSGTYGNINGENEEAFLILHNGSIQGKISGWGYINAAPEEWNNDAVFVGGGIESSGWLTILGGTQSFTVDGDIKAGSLETDGQEANLQITSGSQITVKDFDPQVSITVLPKQGMISEGIYVTADSFVGNTEISRVRLKNTKGYVLPVQKSGEKYIGTLKEAPQLDAPRKITWDEKGFGELTWEKVPGASRYLVTVFKGDEEILTDEEILTDEESSTESLDCSKDLSRYGKGGYKAAVQAVSDTGEYSDSDISYSDLLSYHVKASSIILSPNAKELIVGETFQLKARALPFDADCGYQWTSSDISVADVDDNGNVTAVSPGTASITAKADDGSEAASSCQVTVKPKPVERIVLSQTEKTLYTGEKFTLGAEVQPQDAADKTVKWSSSDPKVASVNSAGKVTALSQGRAVVTAKANDGSGIKASCNIIVSVRSYSIEYVLNGGRNHRDNPSEFSNTPVRLKAPARDGYLFAGWYADAGFRSRVESVTQKRECRLYAKWQKIAL, from the coding sequence ACAGGATTTAGAAGGATCACAGCTTGTTTCCTTGCCGCAGTCATGGTATTTTCAATGCTGTTTCAGACAGTGAAAATATCTGCGGCGGGAAGCACCGTCAAATCATCAGGCCTTAAGACGGTCTTTCTGACTGGATCAGACGGATATCCGTCTGGAGACGGCAGTACAAAGGAGCAGCCGCTGCATGATATCAATGCGGCATTTCGGGCTGCAGCAGACGGAGGAACGATTGTCATTATTGATTCCTATGTGGATCAAAAGGGGATTACAACGCCTGAGGAGAAAAAACTTACAATCCGGGGAGAACATCCGAGCGTATCTCTGACTCTCCGTTATGGGATAACTCTGGGGAGTGATCTGAAGTTTGACAGGATCAAACTTGAGACTACTTCTGTTGATGAGGAGGCCAGGCGTTTTTATGTCAATGGATATTCGTTGACCCTGACCGATACGGTCCAGTGTTTTGTGAATGAAAATGACAATCAGAAAGCCTATATTTATGCGGGAAGTCCGGACACCACAGAAGTCTCAGGGCGGAGGGCAAGGATTGATGTGGGCGGCGGAAACTTTGCCGGAATATACGGTTATGGGAAAAACGGGGCAAAAGTTTTGGAAGGAACAGAGGTTACGATCAGGGACAATGCCCTGACCGACCGGCTGGACACGGCATCCGTTGTAAATATCTATACAAAACAGAATCTCAGGGAGGCAGCACGGAATATTGACCTGCTGAATATTGCCGCGCCTCTTAACACATATAACCTGTTTCAGGTTAAAAATGTGACTCTTAGCTCTATTCTGACGATGGGCACTAACGGCGGAACCACGCTGGAAGGGAACCTGAATATGAAGGGAGACGCCAATCTGGACATCAGCTCTGATCTTTATGTCAAGGGGACGGTAAATGGCTCGGGAACGATCACTCCATGGTTTAGGGGACAGGTAGTTTCGGAGAGAAAAGATTCAGACGGACGTCTGTCGTTTTCAAACGATGTGAATGCATGGGAGATGCGCACAGAGGAGACGTCATCAGGGAAACGATGGTTTGCCGCGCCAAAAAATAAGGAGAGTGTGTATTTTATTGACGGAACATCGGGGAACGACGGGAATACCGGGGAGTCGGCAGACCAGGCATTTGCATCTGTACAAAAGGCTCTGGAGGCCGCCAAATCCGGGAAACAAAACATATCCTTGATTATCTCGGGAGACACGACAGTCGATGAGCCGCTGGAACTTTCCCTGCCGGGACATACGTTTTCAATTTCCGGTATCGGATCTGCTCCCGCTAAGCTTACGGTCAGCAAGCCTCTGACAATCAGAGAATACACGGAATTCAGCTTTTTGACCATGGACTTTACGGGGCGCGCCGGACAGGACGGCATTGTGATCGACACAGATATGGCTGTATTTGAAGATAATCTTACGATGGAGGGGACTCCGCCTGATATCAGATATATAAAATCTGGAGATGCGGGACAGCAGGTAGATATATTCAGCGGCACTTACGGGAATATAAACGGAGAAAATGAGGAGGCATTCCTTATCCTGCATAACGGATCTATCCAGGGGAAAATCAGCGGCTGGGGCTATATTAATGCGGCACCGGAAGAGTGGAACAATGATGCTGTATTTGTAGGAGGAGGCATTGAGAGCAGCGGCTGGCTGACCATATTAGGAGGAACACAATCTTTCACCGTAGATGGAGATATTAAGGCAGGATCACTGGAGACAGACGGACAGGAGGCAAATCTTCAGATCACCAGCGGAAGCCAGATTACTGTTAAAGATTTTGATCCTCAGGTTTCAATCACAGTTCTTCCAAAACAGGGAATGATATCCGAGGGTATTTATGTGACGGCAGATTCTTTTGTTGGAAATACTGAGATTTCCAGGGTCAGGCTAAAAAATACCAAGGGGTATGTGCTGCCTGTACAAAAAAGCGGCGAAAAATATATCGGAACATTGAAGGAAGCCCCGCAGCTGGATGCGCCCAGAAAGATTACTTGGGATGAAAAAGGATTCGGTGAACTTACGTGGGAAAAAGTTCCCGGGGCATCCAGGTATCTGGTCACAGTTTTCAAAGGAGACGAAGAGATTCTTACAGACGAAGAGATTCTTACAGACGAAGAGAGCAGTACAGAGAGCCTGGATTGTTCCAAAGATTTGAGCAGATATGGAAAAGGCGGGTACAAGGCTGCTGTCCAGGCGGTTTCTGACACTGGCGAGTATTCAGACAGTGATATATCATACAGTGACCTGCTGTCCTATCATGTAAAGGCTTCAAGCATAATTTTGAGTCCAAATGCGAAAGAACTGATTGTTGGAGAAACTTTTCAGCTGAAGGCCCGGGCTCTGCCATTCGATGCAGACTGCGGATATCAGTGGACTTCCTCCGATATTTCTGTGGCAGATGTAGACGATAATGGAAATGTAACGGCAGTATCACCGGGTACGGCAAGTATCACAGCAAAAGCCGACGACGGAAGCGAAGCCGCTTCATCCTGTCAGGTTACAGTAAAGCCAAAACCGGTGGAAAGGATTGTGCTGAGTCAGACAGAGAAGACACTGTATACAGGAGAAAAATTTACTTTAGGGGCAGAGGTACAGCCTCAGGATGCAGCGGATAAGACGGTAAAATGGAGCAGCTCAGATCCAAAGGTTGCCTCAGTAAACAGCGCGGGAAAGGTTACTGCATTATCTCAGGGCCGGGCAGTGGTGACTGCCAAAGCCAATGACGGAAGCGGCATAAAGGCCAGCTGTAACATTATAGTATCTGTCAGATCTTATTCTATTGAATATGTCTTAAACGGCGGCCGAAACCACAGAGATAATCCTTCTGAGTTTTCGAATACGCCGGTGCGTCTGAAAGCTCCGGCAAGGGATGGATATTTATTTGCAGGCTGGTATGCAGACGCAGGGTTTCGATCGAGAGTAGAATCTGTTACACAGAAAAGGGAGTGCAGACTGTATGCCAAATGGCAGAAGATCGCTCTTTAG
- a CDS encoding InlB B-repeat-containing protein, which translates to MKNPLGPTMTVDYSKVPGAAGYEISVSPNTGFSKSSTKRWETAAGGKTLTGLKKNTVYYVRIRAYRWDSAGRKVYGTYSSKTKGYTVKYRLNKGKNNNANMISYYNIKVPLKNPSRKGYRFKGWYTSKKYKKRIKTIPKGKRANYTLYAKWKKK; encoded by the coding sequence ATGAAGAATCCGTTGGGACCGACGATGACAGTGGATTATTCTAAGGTTCCCGGTGCCGCGGGCTATGAGATTTCTGTGTCACCGAATACAGGTTTCAGCAAAAGTTCCACGAAGCGATGGGAAACTGCAGCCGGGGGAAAGACACTGACAGGGCTTAAGAAAAATACAGTGTATTATGTCAGAATCAGAGCTTACCGTTGGGATTCTGCGGGCAGGAAAGTGTATGGAACATACAGCAGCAAAACAAAAGGATATACTGTCAAATACCGGCTCAATAAAGGCAAAAACAACAATGCGAATATGATCAGTTACTACAATATAAAAGTGCCGTTGAAAAATCCCTCTCGGAAAGGGTATCGGTTTAAAGGCTGGTACACATCTAAGAAATATAAGAAAAGAATCAAGACCATACCGAAAGGAAAGCGTGCAAATTATACACTTTATGCAAAATGGAAAAAGAAATAA
- a CDS encoding Rrf2 family transcriptional regulator: MKIKGSLEQAVCILLVIAHTKGHAPVKSYTLSERLGLSDSYLKKIMRQLVVAGLVDSEAGKKGGFVLKRAPKNISLLDVFEAIESTAPFLSTTNLVDKVFPKEKMIAHEKEQQIISVFTRAEQAYRQSLSQFTLDHVVAEDLPDS, translated from the coding sequence ATGAAAATCAAAGGAAGCCTGGAGCAGGCCGTCTGTATTCTGCTGGTCATCGCCCATACCAAAGGCCATGCCCCTGTGAAAAGCTATACTCTCAGCGAACGTCTGGGGTTGTCAGACTCATACTTAAAGAAAATCATGCGCCAGCTGGTCGTGGCGGGCCTGGTCGATTCCGAAGCGGGAAAAAAGGGAGGATTTGTTTTAAAAAGGGCCCCGAAAAACATCAGTCTCCTGGATGTGTTCGAGGCCATTGAGAGTACCGCTCCATTTCTGTCCACTACAAATCTGGTAGATAAAGTATTCCCGAAGGAAAAAATGATTGCTCATGAAAAAGAACAGCAGATCATCTCTGTTTTTACCCGTGCAGAACAGGCTTACAGACAAAGTCTCTCACAATTTACACTGGATCATGTAGTCGCAGAGGATCTGCCTGACAGCTGA
- a CDS encoding YhgE/Pip domain-containing protein: MLKKEWQNIRNSKWMMLVLTAIILIPTLYTTIFLGSMWDPYGETEHLPVAVVNNDKAVSYNGTKMEVGKELVSNLKKSDAMDFRFVNEAEADSKLRSGTYYMVITIPENFSENAATVLNEHPKKMELEYRTNPGTNYIASKMDETAVNTIRSQVAEQVTKTYTKTMFRQIKSAGAGFGQAAEGAEQIGSGAKKLSAGSQTITDNLNTLASSSLTFKDGADSLQIGLKRYTDGVAEADRGAKKLDQGAGQLSKGAKTLKSGADELKSGTGTLNKGVADYTKGVGAVYAGSSELEKKSSSLNGGVQALSGGIQALESGSGSVLTGLEAMSSELGKSLTPEKQQQTKQLAAGMKQAADQLDPQGTSKTVSLQTEKTAETLSQKASDLSEHADELKQQIADLKASSEFQKLSREEQQSLLSGLEKSADAVSSDAETIQNRAQKVKNSAASTQSAGADQMKNTAYLLRNGADAIGSLSSGLSQVKTNLDKTGTKPSDMGLIQGMQTVHLGTEKLKTSVDGKNGLKEGVNAYTAGVTQVNGGLQQLDSKSGQLKTGASELNAGVGKMTEKLPELFHGMADLKNGTLSLCKGTGQLNKNSRTLLDGSGRLSDGAEQIGSGAEKLADGSEIVGTGLSVLQDGSRTLKSKLSDGAAQAGKVKDSKKTVGMFASPVKTEHSQMSDVQNNGHAMAPYMMSVALYVACIAFCLMFPLKEHNGRVRSGFRWWLSKASVMAVIAAVQAVVMVLMLMLINGLKPKELTATFLMAVLVSMTFMAMITFFNLWLDKVGSFIVLVFMVLQLGGAAGTYPIELSPKFYQMIHPFMPFTYSVNAFRNTLMIGGGITADVLVFIGILIAFSLLSLGYYEKRAKKTEIKHAVTAEG; the protein is encoded by the coding sequence ATGCTGAAAAAAGAATGGCAGAACATACGGAACAGTAAATGGATGATGCTGGTTTTGACGGCGATCATTCTGATCCCAACCCTGTACACGACGATTTTTCTCGGGTCTATGTGGGACCCGTACGGTGAGACGGAACATCTGCCGGTGGCAGTGGTCAACAACGATAAAGCGGTTTCTTATAACGGAACAAAAATGGAAGTGGGAAAAGAGCTGGTCAGCAATCTGAAGAAATCGGATGCGATGGATTTTCGTTTTGTCAATGAGGCGGAAGCGGACTCAAAGCTGAGAAGCGGAACATACTATATGGTCATAACGATTCCCGAGAACTTTTCAGAAAATGCTGCTACAGTATTAAATGAACATCCGAAGAAGATGGAACTTGAATACCGGACGAACCCGGGAACAAACTACATTGCGTCCAAGATGGATGAGACGGCCGTAAATACGATCCGCTCCCAGGTGGCAGAACAGGTCACGAAGACTTATACAAAAACCATGTTCCGGCAGATAAAGTCTGCAGGAGCAGGATTTGGGCAGGCCGCCGAAGGCGCAGAGCAGATAGGCAGCGGAGCAAAGAAACTTTCGGCAGGCAGTCAAACCATTACAGACAATTTAAACACACTGGCCTCCAGCTCTCTGACATTTAAAGACGGAGCAGATTCTCTCCAGATAGGGCTTAAACGCTACACAGACGGCGTGGCTGAGGCGGACCGGGGAGCAAAGAAGCTGGATCAGGGAGCGGGGCAGCTGTCAAAAGGCGCAAAAACTCTCAAGTCCGGCGCTGATGAGTTAAAAAGCGGAACCGGAACACTGAACAAAGGAGTGGCAGACTATACGAAAGGAGTCGGGGCTGTCTATGCAGGCAGCAGTGAGCTTGAGAAAAAAAGCAGTTCATTAAATGGAGGAGTACAGGCGCTATCCGGAGGAATTCAGGCACTGGAGTCAGGAAGCGGAAGTGTCCTCACCGGATTAGAGGCCATGTCCTCTGAACTTGGAAAGTCGCTGACACCCGAAAAACAGCAGCAGACAAAGCAGCTGGCCGCGGGGATGAAACAGGCAGCCGATCAGCTGGACCCTCAGGGGACATCAAAGACCGTAAGCTTACAGACAGAAAAAACGGCGGAGACATTGTCGCAGAAGGCTTCGGACCTCTCAGAACACGCAGATGAGCTAAAACAGCAGATTGCAGATTTAAAGGCTTCTTCAGAGTTTCAGAAACTCAGCAGGGAGGAACAGCAGAGTCTACTCTCCGGGCTGGAGAAAAGTGCGGATGCTGTTTCTTCTGATGCGGAGACGATTCAGAATAGGGCACAGAAGGTCAAAAATTCTGCGGCCAGTACACAGTCAGCTGGGGCAGATCAGATGAAGAATACTGCATACCTTCTCAGAAACGGTGCGGATGCCATTGGCAGCTTGTCCTCCGGTCTTAGTCAGGTCAAAACAAACCTTGATAAAACGGGTACAAAACCTTCGGATATGGGACTGATTCAGGGCATGCAGACAGTTCACCTGGGAACCGAAAAGCTGAAAACCAGTGTGGATGGAAAAAACGGACTCAAAGAAGGAGTGAATGCATATACAGCCGGAGTAACCCAGGTAAACGGGGGCTTACAGCAGCTGGACAGCAAATCAGGACAGCTGAAGACTGGAGCGTCAGAGCTGAACGCAGGTGTTGGAAAGATGACAGAAAAGCTGCCTGAGCTGTTTCATGGAATGGCAGATCTGAAAAACGGGACACTGAGTCTCTGCAAAGGAACCGGTCAGCTTAACAAAAACAGCCGGACTCTTTTAGACGGAAGCGGCAGACTTTCCGACGGGGCAGAACAGATCGGCAGCGGGGCAGAAAAACTGGCAGACGGCTCTGAAATAGTGGGGACCGGGCTTTCTGTACTTCAGGACGGAAGCCGCACATTAAAGTCAAAACTTTCTGACGGAGCTGCACAGGCAGGAAAAGTAAAAGATTCAAAAAAGACCGTGGGTATGTTTGCGTCACCGGTAAAAACAGAACATTCTCAGATGTCAGATGTGCAGAATAACGGCCATGCCATGGCTCCTTATATGATGTCTGTGGCTTTATATGTGGCATGCATCGCATTCTGCCTCATGTTTCCGCTGAAGGAACACAACGGCAGGGTGCGAAGCGGATTCAGGTGGTGGCTGTCCAAGGCTTCTGTCATGGCGGTGATCGCGGCTGTGCAGGCAGTTGTTATGGTTCTTATGCTGATGCTCATCAATGGTCTGAAGCCAAAAGAACTGACGGCAACATTTTTGATGGCAGTTTTAGTCTCTATGACATTTATGGCCATGATCACGTTTTTCAATCTTTGGCTGGATAAAGTGGGCAGCTTTATCGTGCTGGTGTTCATGGTGCTGCAGCTGGGCGGAGCGGCAGGAACCTATCCGATCGAACTGTCACCGAAATTCTACCAGATGATACATCCGTTTATGCCGTTTACTTACAGTGTGAACGCATTCCGGAATACGCTCATGATCGGCGGCGGCATCACGGCGGATGTGCTTGTATTTATAGGAATTCTGATTGCTTTTTCTCTTTTATCCCTCGGATACTATGAGAAAAGAGCAAAAAAAACGGAGATCAAACACGCAGTTACTGCAGAAGGATGA
- a CDS encoding lysophospholipid acyltransferase family protein yields the protein MKRILLMVFRNIFLVPFMWIKLCYYASHVDKYPEEKRFAMLKFITSRANKGGNVTIEVHGEENIPEKDGFIFYPNHQGLYDVLAVAEACPRPFSVVAKKEVADIQFLKQVFACMKAYMIDRDDIRQSMQVILSVAEEVKRGRNYLIFAEGTRSKNGNEVQTLKGGSFKAAVKAKCPIVPVALVDAFLPFDSNTIKPVTVQVHFLKPLYYDDYKHMKTTEIAEQVKERIQKAIGLQ from the coding sequence ATGAAGAGAATTTTGCTTATGGTATTCAGAAACATTTTTCTGGTGCCGTTTATGTGGATCAAGCTGTGCTATTATGCTTCTCATGTGGATAAATATCCGGAGGAGAAGCGGTTTGCTATGCTGAAATTTATCACATCCCGTGCAAACAAAGGAGGAAATGTTACGATTGAAGTCCATGGGGAAGAAAATATACCAGAGAAAGACGGATTTATTTTCTACCCCAACCATCAGGGACTTTATGATGTACTGGCGGTGGCAGAGGCGTGTCCAAGGCCGTTTTCTGTGGTCGCAAAAAAAGAAGTGGCTGATATCCAGTTTTTAAAACAGGTTTTTGCATGTATGAAGGCCTATATGATAGACCGCGATGATATCCGCCAGTCCATGCAGGTGATTTTAAGTGTTGCAGAGGAAGTAAAGCGGGGTAGGAATTATCTCATATTTGCAGAAGGAACCCGCTCGAAAAACGGAAATGAGGTACAGACATTGAAAGGAGGAAGCTTTAAGGCTGCCGTAAAGGCGAAATGTCCGATCGTCCCGGTGGCCCTCGTTGATGCCTTTCTTCCTTTTGATTCCAATACGATAAAGCCTGTCACAGTCCAGGTGCACTTTTTAAAGCCCCTGTATTATGATGATTACAAACATATGAAGACTACGGAAATTGCAGAACAGGTGAAGGAAAGAATCCAAAAGGCGATCGGATTACAATAA
- a CDS encoding rhodanese-like domain-containing protein produces the protein MEFTNITLQEGIDRSKQDDHVMFDVREPYRYKQGHLEGALSMPYGVIKDQEAFRDKKIIVYCDFGGQSMLAARHLAEQGYEVYNIVGGIYYYRGELTSLGLKL, from the coding sequence ATGGAATTTACAAATATAACTTTGCAGGAAGGGATTGACCGTTCGAAACAGGATGATCATGTGATGTTCGATGTGAGAGAACCGTATAGATATAAACAGGGACATCTCGAAGGGGCTCTCAGTATGCCCTATGGTGTCATAAAAGACCAGGAGGCTTTCAGAGATAAAAAGATCATTGTCTACTGTGACTTCGGCGGACAGAGTATGCTTGCTGCAAGGCATCTGGCTGAGCAGGGATATGAGGTCTACAATATTGTGGGCGGGATTTATTATTACCGCGGAGAGTTGACATCTCTGGGCCTAAAATTGTAG
- a CDS encoding THUMP domain-containing class I SAM-dependent RNA methyltransferase has translation MKNIELIAPCHFGLEAVLKREIQDLGYEIAKVEDGRVTFFSDLGGIARANMFLRTAERILLKVGAFRASTFEQLFDRTAELAWEEFIPEDGKFWVKKASTAKSRLYSAPDIQSIVKKAMVERLKKRYRVSWFSETGNQYPVRVFILKDEVTISLDTSGTPLHKRGYRTLTSEAPIRETLAAALIMLTPWKKDRILVDPFCGSGTFLIEAAMMGAGIAPGMNRSFEAEAWTNFLPKKTWYDAADEAGDLMDPDVSMDLQGYDKDSKVLKLARENAAAAEVDHLIHFQQREIKDFSHPKPYGFIITNPPYGERLEEKEALPELYGQIGDIFQKMDTWSKYVITSYEDAQKYIGKATKVRKVYNGMIRAEFCQYLGPKPPRR, from the coding sequence ATGAAGAATATAGAATTGATCGCCCCATGCCACTTTGGTCTGGAGGCAGTATTAAAGAGAGAAATACAGGATTTAGGATACGAGATTGCAAAGGTTGAGGACGGAAGGGTGACTTTCTTTTCTGACCTCGGCGGAATTGCAAGGGCAAACATGTTTTTGAGGACTGCAGAACGGATTTTGCTCAAGGTTGGTGCCTTTCGCGCATCGACCTTCGAGCAGCTGTTTGACAGGACGGCAGAACTTGCCTGGGAAGAATTTATCCCTGAGGACGGAAAGTTCTGGGTGAAAAAGGCTTCCACTGCAAAGAGCAGACTTTACAGTGCTCCGGATATTCAGTCGATCGTCAAAAAAGCCATGGTGGAACGTCTGAAAAAGCGTTACCGTGTGTCATGGTTTTCAGAAACAGGGAACCAGTATCCAGTGCGTGTTTTCATATTAAAAGATGAGGTAACCATAAGCCTCGACACCAGCGGGACTCCGCTTCATAAGCGGGGCTACCGCACACTGACAAGTGAAGCTCCCATCAGAGAGACCCTTGCAGCGGCGCTGATCATGCTGACACCCTGGAAGAAGGACCGCATCCTGGTAGACCCGTTCTGCGGAAGCGGAACCTTTTTAATCGAGGCTGCCATGATGGGAGCAGGCATCGCCCCGGGGATGAACCGTTCCTTTGAGGCAGAGGCATGGACCAATTTTCTCCCGAAAAAGACATGGTATGACGCGGCCGATGAAGCCGGAGATCTGATGGACCCGGATGTTTCCATGGACCTTCAGGGCTACGACAAGGACTCAAAAGTACTGAAGCTTGCCAGGGAAAATGCGGCCGCCGCTGAGGTGGATCATCTGATCCATTTCCAGCAAAGAGAGATAAAAGATTTCAGCCATCCGAAACCTTATGGATTTATCATAACCAATCCGCCGTATGGCGAGCGCCTTGAAGAAAAAGAGGCTCTGCCGGAACTTTACGGACAGATTGGAGACATTTTTCAGAAGATGGATACATGGTCTAAATATGTGATCACTTCCTATGAAGATGCACAGAAGTACATTGGCAAAGCAACAAAGGTCAGAAAGGTATACAACGGAATGATCCGTGCCGAGTTCTGCCAGTATCTCGGACCAAAACCGCCCAGGAGATAA
- a CDS encoding XTP/dITP diphosphatase, with protein MKKRMIFATGNQGKMKEIREILADTEYEVVSMKEAGVDAEIIEDGTTFEENAVIKAKAIMELTGELTLADDSGLEIDALNKEPGVYSARYMGEDTPYPVKNQKILDRMEGVPEKERTARFVCVIAAAFPDGQIRTSRGTMEGIIGYEIKGENGFGYDPIFFLPELGRYSAELCSEEKNRLSHRGEALRKIKDIL; from the coding sequence ATGAAGAAACGAATGATATTTGCAACTGGAAATCAGGGAAAGATGAAAGAGATCAGGGAAATCCTTGCGGACACAGAGTATGAGGTCGTGTCTATGAAAGAGGCAGGGGTGGACGCTGAGATAATAGAAGACGGTACGACATTTGAGGAAAATGCAGTCATTAAGGCTAAGGCTATCATGGAACTTACCGGAGAACTTACTCTGGCGGATGACTCCGGTCTGGAGATCGACGCTCTGAATAAAGAGCCAGGCGTATACTCGGCCAGATATATGGGAGAGGACACCCCGTATCCCGTTAAGAATCAGAAGATTTTGGACCGGATGGAAGGCGTGCCGGAAAAAGAAAGGACCGCCAGATTCGTCTGTGTGATCGCAGCCGCATTTCCGGATGGACAAATACGGACAAGTCGTGGTACTATGGAAGGTATCATTGGATATGAGATAAAGGGAGAGAATGGATTTGGCTATGATCCGATCTTTTTTCTGCCGGAGTTAGGCAGATACAGTGCGGAACTTTGCAGTGAAGAGAAAAACAGGTTAAGTCATCGCGGAGAAGCATTGAGGAAAATCAAAGACATTCTTTAG
- a CDS encoding metallophosphoesterase translates to MRILVISDSHGRNDDVKGVLEQVGEIDMLIHCGDVERGDQYIRDIAGCPVVMVAGNNDYYLDLPSEETIEVEGYRIWVTHGHPYYVNSGVDYLREYGEMHDVDVVMYGHTHVPFIEIGDDMTILNPGSISYPRQAGRKPTFLLMEIDDMGEAHYAHGYYKEHFRELNI, encoded by the coding sequence GTGAGAATTTTAGTAATCAGTGACTCTCATGGTCGTAATGACGATGTAAAAGGGGTATTGGAGCAGGTCGGCGAGATCGACATGCTGATCCACTGCGGCGACGTAGAGCGCGGTGACCAGTATATCCGCGATATTGCAGGATGCCCTGTCGTCATGGTGGCGGGAAATAATGACTATTATCTTGACCTCCCCAGCGAGGAGACCATAGAGGTAGAGGGCTACCGCATCTGGGTAACCCACGGACATCCGTATTATGTGAATTCCGGGGTGGACTATCTGCGGGAATATGGAGAAATGCACGACGTAGATGTCGTGATGTACGGGCACACCCATGTGCCGTTCATAGAGATCGGGGACGATATGACAATCTTAAACCCCGGGAGTATTTCCTATCCGAGACAGGCCGGCAGAAAGCCGACGTTTCTTCTGATGGAGATCGACGATATGGGAGAGGCTCATTATGCCCATGGATATTATAAAGAGCATTTCAGAGAACTGAACATTTAA